A DNA window from Verrucomicrobiaceae bacterium contains the following coding sequences:
- a CDS encoding MFS transporter — MSAASAPPTAVRHQVLATGTVVAFLMYLDRICLANILGSDSFQSDIKLDQGQIDGIKGAFFWAYALFQVPAGWLSDRFGARMLITIYIAAWSFFTAATSFATGFWTLFVARMLCGLAEAGYYPASSSLVTRWAHIGARGLFSAIISWGGRIGGAAAPWLTAFVILKSGDWRYAGWIYGFGGLAVAVCYWTVFREHPRLHPRCNEAEITLLAEGRGDFQPVKNPPRSFPWAAACTSGNLWLANAVQFFTNIGWAFLVLSLPDYLKKVMGLDDAASGWVTTAALFIGISALPIGGIATDALTRRYGKRLGRMLPLSITKFAAAACYLLALTTDTHWGMAFSFGMVTFFADFGLPAMWTTMQDISGKYQAQLFGWGNMWGNFGAALLPLIFTKTLLLFDTNHDYHEGVWVCAIAFVLAGIFGLFVNAEKPVTQD, encoded by the coding sequence ATGTCCGCTGCATCCGCGCCGCCCACTGCCGTCCGTCACCAAGTACTCGCCACGGGCACCGTCGTGGCCTTCCTGATGTACCTGGACCGCATCTGCCTGGCGAACATCCTGGGCTCGGATTCCTTCCAGTCAGACATCAAGCTCGATCAAGGCCAGATCGATGGCATCAAAGGAGCCTTCTTCTGGGCCTACGCACTCTTCCAGGTGCCAGCAGGCTGGCTCAGTGACCGCTTCGGAGCCCGCATGCTGATCACCATCTACATCGCAGCGTGGTCCTTCTTCACCGCCGCCACCAGCTTCGCGACAGGGTTCTGGACGCTCTTTGTCGCCCGCATGCTCTGCGGCTTGGCGGAGGCGGGTTACTACCCTGCGAGCAGCAGTCTGGTCACACGCTGGGCCCACATCGGAGCACGCGGACTCTTTAGCGCCATCATCTCCTGGGGCGGGCGCATCGGTGGTGCTGCCGCACCGTGGCTCACGGCTTTCGTCATCCTCAAATCAGGTGATTGGCGCTACGCGGGCTGGATCTACGGCTTTGGTGGGCTTGCCGTGGCGGTGTGTTACTGGACCGTCTTCCGCGAGCACCCGCGCCTGCACCCACGCTGCAATGAAGCCGAGATCACGCTGCTGGCTGAAGGCCGCGGCGACTTCCAACCGGTGAAAAACCCGCCGCGCAGCTTCCCCTGGGCCGCCGCCTGCACCAGTGGCAATCTGTGGCTCGCCAATGCGGTGCAATTCTTCACCAACATCGGCTGGGCCTTCCTGGTGCTCTCTCTGCCGGATTATCTGAAAAAAGTCATGGGCCTCGATGACGCTGCGAGCGGCTGGGTGACTACGGCAGCGCTTTTCATCGGCATCTCGGCCCTGCCCATCGGCGGCATCGCCACGGATGCACTCACCCGCCGTTACGGCAAGCGCCTGGGGCGCATGCTGCCGCTCTCCATCACGAAATTCGCCGCCGCGGCCTGCTACCTGCTCGCCCTCACCACCGATACGCATTGGGGCATGGCCTTTAGCTTCGGCATGGTGACGTTCTTTGCAGACTTCGGCCTACCAGCGATGTGGACGACGATGCAGGACATCAGTGGCAAGTATCAGGCGCAGCTCTTCGGCTGGGGAAACATGTGGGGCAATTTCGGTGCCGCTCTGCTACCGCTCATCTTCACCAAAACCCTGCTACTCTTCGACACCAATCATGACTACCACGAGGGCGTGTGGGTCTGCGCCATCGCCTTCGTGCTCGCAGGCATCTTCGGCCTCTTTGTGAATG